The DNA window GGGTCAGCAATGGTGTCTCTCACATGTGTTATGTAGGACTGCAAGTCCTGCTTAGCCTCTGGAGTGTAATAATGATGTTAATAATGATGTTTTTACATGCAGCACATGCTATGAAAGGAAGTGGATCTCATATATCTCatctatctctcacacacacacacgcacacagacacacacactggcctcaTCCAGAAGCTTATACAAGTGCCTGACTCTCATATTTTCATTCTATCTCACCTGCCCAAGTAAGATATTGTGcacaatccattttagaataacggGAGGCAACTTCCATGGCTCTCTCCCTGCGGAAGTTCTTCGCCTGCATGTCGGCACCATGTTCCACCAAAGTTTTCACTGTCTCAAACTGGCCCCAGAGGGCTGCACAATGCAGTGGGGAATAACCTGTATTTGAAAATCAAAATGACCATGATATTgtgtattattactattattgatgtttaacaagtgtgtgtgtgtgtgtgtgtgtgtgtgtgtgtgtgtgtgtgtgtgtgtgtgtgtgtgtgtgtgtgtgtgtgtgtgtgtgtgtgtgtgtgtgtgtgtgtgtgtgcgtgcgtgcgtgcgtgtgtgtgtgtgtgcgccaagTAGTCTAGTTCCAATTCTATTGTTGGAACTTGGAACACCTACCTCTTGCAGTACACTCGTTAACATGAGCTCCATGCTTCAAAAGTTCCCGCACGGTGGTGCTTCTTCCCAGCATACATGCGATGAAAAGTGCATTTCTACCCATTTCATCCTTTTCCCAGAACAAATCCTCTGGTGGCTCTTCATTGCCAGAAAGGCAATCATTTTCCAAATGTTTTTGTAGACCTTCGATGTCTCCTGTCAAAGCATAGTGAAATACAGCGTTTTCTTCAATTGACTGCATTGTTCTGGTATAGCGTAGTATGCTGTGGTTCATTGGCAAAGTAATTTTGTTAGATAAATATATTACACGTATTGTTTCCATGGATACAAGGGTCACTCCTTTTTCCTTCCCTACTAACACCAATCCTTAAAAGAAAAGGAAACGATGACTACCTGTATTGTCTTTTTGTCATTTGATTGGTGTGGAAAGTGCAACGTTATATACACACACGAAATACGTGGAATGTGTATAATCCCCACAAACATTTACTCATTCTAGTGTTTTCCTGTGCAATGCGCATATCGGAACTATGTGCTCGTGGAATTACCAGCCAATAATCGTTCCGAGGGGGGACCTTGCGCTGAAATACACAACAATGCACATTTCCTGTCGATTGTAATTTTATGGAATGTCTAAAGAAAGCGTAGCTTGTGATTCTGCAATGTAGCTTTTGCAATATTGGCGATCTGTCACTTTGCTAGACGTTTGAATGGAAATATAAGGTAAGTATTTGTTTTCGACCTGCATCTTTTCTTGATCCAGTAACGATAGCATTTCTCCATGGAAAATATTTGTGGTTAGCTAACCTAGCCAGACCGTTAGCTCTAGCAAGGAGgcggctagctaacgttagctgcttTCCTGAAAGTTGGCTAGAGTAgccagctagcttgctaaatgCCAACATTCGATGTTAGCGAGATATCTTTTATTTCTTTTTAGAATTAAATGCAGTCTGCTAGCTACATAGCCCTCTAAATATAACAATTAGCTAGCTAGTAAGCGTCAGTTATTTCCTAGCTTAGTTTGAGTCTTTGTCTAATAGTAGCTTGTTTTTCTAGCTAGTTtgttagttacagtagttagatTTCAATCTCATCTGGATCAACAGTACCTAGCTATTAGCCTATCGGCCTGTTAACTGGTCAGCTATCTACCAATACATTTCGAATAGGGTACACATTTTCTAGCTAGTTGTCATAACTAGTCATTACTTGCATATCATGGTGACCTCAATATGGGAAACACAGTGTGTTTTTCCTCTGTATGTTACAGTAGTAGTGGCTTGTGTGGGCTAACATCCCACCTTATAATAAATTGGAACTTATCCCTCCTTTGTTTTTCCATTCACAAAGGTTGGCAAAAAGTTGTGGGACCAAAGGTTGTTTTTCTGTGTATGGACGGAAAGCCAATGCGCAGGTATGTGATGATTTGAGCTTTTTTGTGTGGCTTAAATGTTTATATCTCATTCAGTTAAAAATGAATGCTCATCCTTTGACATTCAATGACAATTGTGTCCTCGCTTAGTTAATCATTCTTCATGACAAATTATAGAAATTTCTGAGTGGctgttttttattattatgtaGGCTAGGTTTGCTGGAAATCGTCAAATCAACATGTATAAAATGTCATCAAAATGAATGGGGGTTGAGTTCTGTATGCTTCTATTATATAAGTGGAGTAGATGCTTCACCTATGATTATTTGGAAATGACCCCAAACCAGTGAGGTGTTTTGGGGCTGGTTAGACAAGTTTTTCTCAACTCAACAATGTACATCACATCAATGGAGTTGAGTGGAAACGAATGTGGCTGGTCTGAACCTCCGACTACATCAAGTCGCTGTCAGTCGATacttataaaaaatatatttcttaAACCTTTGTGGTGCCCCTATGTTTGTCTTCTGTAGCTGCTTGCCTTTCAATGTTTGCTGAAATCCATACTTTTTAAAGAAAACTTTCATCAAATGCAACCAATGGCTGTTTCCTTCTATCAACTGACAGCAACTCCATGTAGTCGGAGGTACACGCCGCTGACAGTCGTTGCAACCCAACTCCACAGAGATGAGAAACCCAGCTAGGGGTTGGTGAAACTAGGAGTGCTAGGCCTGTAGCCAGTATCACTTGCATCAATACCCAAATAGCTGTGGCGCCATGTTTCAAGGCCAATTTGAATCTTTGTGGTTTGACAAATTCATCCATGTAGAATCAAAGAAAGACCTTATTTAGGCCGGTAAGTATTGATGTACCTTGGACCTCGTGTAAAACTAGATTTGAAAGACAGTCCTCATTTGTTCTGTGTAATAGCTTGTGCTCCATTTACATAGTGTAGGAGGTCAGAGAAAGTTTCCTGTTGCCACTGCAAATTGAGCTATAATTGGAAGAGTTGATTACTGTTTGGCAACAAGAATTGCTCA is part of the Oncorhynchus keta strain PuntledgeMale-10-30-2019 chromosome 15, Oket_V2, whole genome shotgun sequence genome and encodes:
- the ankrd45 gene encoding ankyrin repeat domain-containing protein 45; its protein translation is METIRVIYLSNKITLPMNHSILRYTRTMQSIEENAVFHYALTGDIEGLQKHLENDCLSGNEEPPEDLFWEKDEMGRNALFIACMLGRSTTVRELLKHGAHVNECTARGYSPLHCAALWGQFETVKTLVEHGADMQAKNFRRERAMEVASRYSKMDCAQYLTWAEAKQDLQSYITHVRDTIADPEKVQGKLNKEDKIICTNTCSVKSDWIQNAKNPSIQDFIEQRRHLEDIIIPILSKLTTQPEVTAKASKN